A single genomic interval of Drosophila virilis strain 15010-1051.87 chromosome 2, Dvir_AGI_RSII-ME, whole genome shotgun sequence harbors:
- the PNPase gene encoding polyribonucleotide nucleotidyltransferase 1, mitochondrial, with protein sequence MIFTRKALKLLNHRLKCSGARLINRRYLQSATNGVVPAVEVSFSNGRNMTISSGKLARFANGTAVCQMGDTAVMVTAVAKAKATPGQNFMPLVVDYRLKNAASGRIPMNFMRRELGPSEKEILSARLIDRSLRPLFAKDYRNETQLVCNMLAMDAVHSPDVLAINAASMALSLSDIPWNGPIGAVRVGLNDGEVLINPTRRELQSSQLDLVVSATKQNLVVMLEGKGNVVLMQDLLKAIKQGTREAQFIIHEIERLQKAYGRHKREVDALPEANSELVQAVKSMCEMRLREIFQDAQHDKISRDTAVNEVRSNVIDKVWSSYPDTDPAAIGEEFNKACRDIFRELIFESNRRCDGRDYDSLRNISCQVDMYKPLHGSALFQRGQTQVFCTVSLDSPESAMKLDTLAALDSGGLKAKNFMLHYEFPPYATGEVGRIGPLGRRELGHGALAERSLLPTLPHDYPFTVRLTSEVLESNGSSSMASVCGGSLALMDAGVPVTAPAAGVAIGLVTKYENNDTKHLQDYRILTDILGIEDYMGDMDMKVAGTRKGFTAIQADLKIPGIPLKVVMESLQKATDAKSKILDIMGESIKEPRKYRKDCWPVSERLAVEPHQRAQLIGPSGLHMKRIYLETGTTLTAADDSTFTVFAPSQAALDEAKELIDGYMHKERVPDLEFGGIYTAKITELRDTGVMVTLYPSMPPALLHNSQLDQRKIAHPSALGLEVDQEIQVKYFGRDPVSGFMRLSRKVLQGPAVGIPRSLNKAAASENSS encoded by the exons ATGATTTTTACGAGAAAAGCACTTAAATTACTTAACCATCGCCTGAAATGCTCTGGTGCGCGTTTAATTAATCGCCGTTACCTACAAAGCGCCACTAACGGCGTAGTCCCTGCCGTAGAGGTCAGTTTCAGCAATGG GCGAAACATGACCATTAGCTCGGGCAAACTGGCGCGTTTTGCCAATGGCACTGCTGTTTGCCAAATGGGAGATACTGCGGTTATGGTCACTGCGGTGGCGAAGGCGAAGGCAACGCCTGGACAAAATTTCATGCCGCTGGTTGTGGACTATCGCCTGAAGAACGCCGCCTCGGGCCGCATACCGATGAACTTTATGCGGCGCGAGTTGGGCCCATCGGAAAAGGAGATACTGTCGGCGCGTCTAATAGATCGATCACTTCGTCCTTTGTTTGCCAAGGATTATCGAAACGAGACGCAACTGGTGTGCAATATGCTGGCTATGGATGCGGTCCACTCGCCCGACGTTCTAGCCATTAATGCGGCTTCCATGGCGCTCTCCCTGAGCGACATACCCTGGAATGGACCCATAGGGGCCGTGCG TGTTGGCCTGAACGATGGTGAGGTATTGATTAACCCCACGCGCCGCGAACTTCAATCTTCGCAATTGGATTTGGTTGTCTCAGCCACCAAACAAAATCTCGTGGTTATGCTGGAAGGAAAGGGTAATGTAGTGCTAATGCAGGATCTACTGAAGGCCATCAAGCAGGGCACGCGTGAGGCACAGTTTATAATCCATGAAATTGAACGACTTCAAAAGGCTTATGGACGCCATAAACGTGAAGTGGATGCGCTGCCAGAAGCAAATTCAGAGCTGGTTCAGGCGGTGAAGAGCATGTGCGAAATGCGTCTGCGTGAAATCTTCCAAGATGCACAACATGACAAAATATCTCGTGACACTGCCGTGAACGAGGTGCGTTCCAATGTCATTGACAAGGTGTGGTCGTCATATCCAGACACAGATCCCGCAGCCATTGGAGAGGAGTTTAACAAGGCTTGTCGTGATATTTTCCGTGAGCTAATCTTCGAGAGTAACCGACGCTGCGATGGTCGCGACTACGACAGTCTGCGCAACATAAGTTGCCAGGTAGACATGTACAAACCGTTGCATGGCTCTGCCCTGTTCCAACGTGGCCAGACGCAGGTCTTCTGCACGGTCAGTCTTGACTCTCCGGAAAGTGCCATGAAGCTTGACACGTTGGCGGCACTAGACAGCGGTGGCCTGAAGGCAAAAAACTTTATGCTGCACTACGAGTTTCCTCCATACGCCACTGGTGAGGTGGGCCGAATTGGACCACTCGGACGCCGAGAATTGGGCCATGGTGCTTTAGCCGAGCGGTCCTTACTTCCCACACTGCCGCACGACTATCCATTTACAGTGCGCTTGACGTCAGAAGTGCTGGAATCGAATGGCTCCAGCAGCATGGCGAGCGTCTGTGGTGGTTCCCTGGCGCTCATGGACGCGGGTGTTCCAGTAACGGCGCCTGCCGCCGGCGTGGCCATTGGCTTGGTCACTAAGTACGAGAACAATGATACCAAGCATCTGCAGGACTACCGCATTTTGACTGACATTCTGGGTATTGAAGATTACATGGGCGACATGGACATGAAAGTGGCGGGCACCCGCAAGGGCTTTACTGCCATTCAAGCGGATCTCAAAATACCGGGCATACCGCTCAAAGTGGTTATGGAGTCACTGCAAAAAGCCACCGATGCCAAGTCTAAGATACTGGATATCATGGGTGAAAGCATCAAAGAACCACG cAAATACCGCAAGGATTGCTGGCCTGTCAGCGAGAGGCTCGCGGTGGAGCCACATCAACGTGCCCAACTCATTGGACCCAGCGGACTGCATATGAAGCGCATCTATTTGGAAACGGGCACCACCCTGACCGCTGCCGACGACAGTACTTTCACAGTTTTTGCTCCATCACAGGCGGCGCTGGATGAGGCCAAAGAGCTGATCGATGGTTACATGCACAAGGAACGCGTGCCAGATTTGGAATTCGGTGGAATTTACACAGCGAAAATCACTGAGCTGAGGGATACAGGCGTGATGGTCACTTTGTATCCAAGCATGCCCCCTGCACTGTTGCACAACTCGCAACTCGATCAACGCAAGATTGCGCATCCCTCAGCTCTAGGCTTGGAGGTTGATCAGGAAATACAAGTCAAGTACTTTGGTCGCGATCCTGTCTCTGGATTTATGCGTCTCTCCCGCAAAGTGCTACAGGGTCCAGCGGTGGGTATTCCGCGTAGTCTAAACAAAGCGGCAGCCAGCGAGAACAGCTCCTGA